From the genome of Onychomys torridus chromosome 14, mOncTor1.1, whole genome shotgun sequence:
GTCCATCCCTCCTGTGTGCCCCCAGGATGGCATGATGACCTTCACACGGCCGGCCTCCCTCACTACTGGACTGCAGCGGCACTTTGTGGAGTGGACAGAccgaaggggaaggaggaaagaagagaaggaagagtagCAGTGTGCAAGACACCGAGGAATGAGGAACAGGGGAGAGTTAGCAAGAAAGGGAGGAATGGGGAGCGAGAGCATGGTAtgtgagaaaggaaagagggacgGAGTAAATGAATCAATGAGTGAGTGAGCAAGTGAATGAGTGTGTTTGTGGTGAGTGAGGGGTGAATGAGTGAGGGAGTAGCTGAGTAGGTGGAGAGCGAGTGAAGAATgcagaggagggatggaggaagtgAGCATCTGACCCACTCACTAGGCTCTTAATAACCCCAAGCTAACTCCGGAAGTTTCCACCACCAGATGAAGGTGTTTGAAAGTTTGTGGTCAGTGATGACAAGACCCTGACTTGATCTTTGCTAACATGAGGGGAAAGAACAGTAGTCAAGAGGCAGGTGAATGGGCTGAGCTCGCACTCCCCACCAGCCCCTCCACACCAGCAGAGCCATGCACTCCACAGCTGGGCATGCAACAGGCGTGTGGCTTGTAGCCTGGTACATTCCTGGATGGACCAGGCCCTTGGAAGGTGGAAGGTTCCTCTGGCTACTGCCCCCTTGGGTAAGCACCACCCTTTCTGCAGGGGCTATGCTTTTGTCTCCAAGCTGGGGAAGCCCAAGCTGGTTGGTCTGTAGATAGCTCCCGTGTCCAGACTGCCAGATCCATCTGGGTCTCCTCAAGCACCCATTTTCTAACTTCCCCTGCCCGCTCCATGCATCCCTCATAAGAACCTTGAGACACATCTACGGCGGCCCCTTCTGGTTGCCCTCTTGGCCCcaccctctgtctgtctccagcctTCCCTCACTGTTGACTCTAGCTGCTTCCCTGACAACCCAGCAAAGTGGGGATTCccagctggggatttagctcagtggtaaaacaataaaaatgtctgTACTCAgtcactcacacatgtgcacactcatacaAAAGTGGGGATTCCCAGCCTGGTTGAAGAGGTAGCCCTGGTTCTACTGGGAAATCCCTTTGGTGGAATGTACCAGCAATCACCCACACAGTCGGCAACCAGTGGGAACATTTTCTGGAAtcttttgtcttttgtgtttgtttgttttgttttgttttgttttcgagacagggcttctctgtgtagttttggtgcctgtcctggaactcgctttggagaccaggctggcctcgaactcacagaggtccgcctgcctctgcctcccgagtgctgggatcacaggccaccacagcccggctcctTTTGTCTTCTTAGTCTTTCAAGAATATGTGCTTTTGTTAGAAGTAAAATAAACTCCATTGGTGTTTCCTTAGCGCTCTCCCCACTGTGTGTATTTTCCTGATCAGGACCAAGATGAAGAAGACCCACAAGGGTGGGAGTCACCTGGGAATCAGCGGAGCCTCTGGTCACCTGCCTTCCCCCAGAGACTGCCCAGGCCAGCCCATACTGTCCATGCAGGATTCCAATGATACTGTTTTTCTGGGGTGCTGGAGGGGATGCTGACCCAGGGGTGATGTCAGAGCCCTAAGGCTGAAGGCAGGAGaggggctaaggcaggaagaagctGCCAGAAAGGACATCTGGGGCCTGTGGAGGAAGGATGGAGGCCCCGGCCCAGAGTGGGGTCAGGTTAGTGCTTTAGAGAAAACAGGGCGTCTGGCCCTTGCCATGCTCTACTTTGTGGATGACTATGGGAATGAGAGACTGTTCAGTTCCACTTTGCTAAGGGCAATACAAAACCACGAGGCCCCAAAGCCTGTTCCACCTGCCTGCCCTTCACCACTGCTACAATACTCTTAGAGTCCTTGGTCCTGGTCCCCATATTCCAAGGGTTCATCTTCCAGTCCTAGGTTTGGCCctccaagaggaaaaaatatCTACCTAGAGAGGtaaaaatatcttattttaaaaaggaaataggccaggcagtggtggcacacacctttgatatcagtgcttgggaagcagagccaggtggatctctgtgagttcaaggccagcctgctctacagggtgagatccaggacaggcgccattatagggactattctattactaatctcaattctttgattctattctgattctttaaacatGTCTTAAAGTATgaaatttatatcaaaatttacaagatatatattaaactttgttaagataataatagtcatatagagtactaattaattttagaaaaaaggcttcaactagctgcctatacatgtctttgtgttcgagtcttttttcagttttctgcaggaaatcaccgccaggcctaacatcaactgaaatctccaggaagaagatggggccccacaacgacaattccacgtggaaaataatatcactaagctgataaacatcatctacagatcagctttggactacaaagtgcttagagcaattctgagatggctggctgagatgatctagtTTCAAatactacttgaataaggacttgagataaatcCTGAACTTTgaaattatggataacaaagaatatagttacctttcctagaatttgtcaattaacccaaaatttttcttttcagaataaagatacctttgcccatacccagcaggaagcaattttaagaatatgacacgcacattcccaaaggggtggtgtggggtgggtggtttttgggtctttttatgggttttgtgtcTGGgacagttttcattgtttaggagggttggttacaaattgttaagGGTTAataaaagggctaggcaaaggagattagatttaaggtgcttgtttaaaaaaaaaaaaaggacaaaaaagaaaaagataattactagttttaaatactttacattggattggattgttttatattgtatacttatttatatatatacatatacatatagatagatagatagatagatagatagattaatagaatatgccatacacatatttctaatcttgctcaagatattgtacttataccatttatttaacaatgtaatgcaatttgctaatccttgagtgttattattaccaactattaggatatatagaaatgaaagttagtagttagatattaaaattgaacttgtagtcatattaggtatgttttcaagattgaacaaatatattttagataaacaggtcatcttcaaacccttcagaaatctacagaatatggcatttaaaatgttttaataacttaggaacttttcttttttgctatgactatgagacatgtctgctcctggcagtaccaatctacttcagagaaaatatgggcattgaagaaactgcatatggaattaactttcatgtggcaaaagttagccactggacaacaaagtatcctcgaatcaactgctgacaaacaggacagacaggacatgaaaccaaggactaccgattcttgccaaaacaagtgtggttgtggctttaacaaaaggcatcttctgaagccaggacaatatggcaccatccctgatgtgagtggcctttgcaatctgtaaatgGCACCGTGCcgttttcttcgaaggcagctgaacagggagtgggccgatggcttctggtgcaatggaacagcagatgaaacagttattcttgaagaataactaagctcactgctctcaatagtagactggtgtttaatagagagatgtggagaagaacaggatgccgagatgaagccacatatacacagccaagaaaaatggacagctggattgaaagaaacatcaataatttccagaatttaaaatcctgaatcatgacatgacactaatggaaatcaggtgtttctggtacgtggactgctctcaccaaatgtgaggtcaaactgttgaccctgtatacatcctagttcacaaatgagtctgtcagatacgctaagcctataggctgaagatgataccccaacactgcggagaaacctcaggtgactgaccaggcagctggctgtttctgttaactcacattttttttggaagctgcttgcatgcacttcctgtttttattttttattaggtagtattatttccttcttgggtctctgagggagttgaagatcagttagttatagttatagttttccttgttaagaatttcagaaaagaaactcactagaggtataagtgtataaatttgaaagacgttataagacagttccgttagtaatataagttaggatagaaagtgataggtacattttggacttaccaaaataggatagataatggaattattttctctgaatttgtcaaatgcaaatggactagacattgtttttggtatttattgcttgtatatatggtatatatagttattgtacttttgtatatagtttttcttatattagttataacttttttcctttttattaaaatagaaaaggggaaatatagagatattttatttgtattgaaatgtgattttatttgtatgttaataaagttgccttggggtcagagcaagccatagcagaagctgggcggtgggaggcagagctaggcggatctctgtgtgttcaaggacatagccagcttggcgacacacacctttaatctcaataccaaccatagaagaccttgaggtctgtacagacaggcagtgacaaggaggtcatgtggctgggtttacaaccaatgagaaggcagaacagaaagtctataaaaaagaaaaaacacacagaagtagctctcttgcagagaggaaagacagcagaagcagtgaagggtaaggttttcagctttcagctattgctctgacctcttggcttttaactctgcaattggctctgtgtttcttatttaacaagacggttacatctacactgtcttaaaacaaacaaaaggaaatagaGAGGCTGGGAATGTGGGTCAGTTCAAAAAGTGTTTGGTACACAAATGAGGACAAGAGTTgggaccccagcacccacataaaagctgagactggggctgggagtggtggtgcacaccttttaccccagcactcggaggcagaaggaggtggatctctgtgagttctaggccagcctggtctacagggacagttccaggacagccagggctgttacacagagaaagaaaaaaaaaaaaagcaaaaagctgaGGCACGAGCACAAGCATGGCGGCCTGCCTGGACTGCCTTTCTGCTTGCCAAGCAGAGATAGGGATTCCTGGAGCAAGTAGGCTGactagtctagccaaattggtgagctctgggttcactgtgagatcctgtctcaataaaaacagTGGCAAGAAATCCAGGATGATATCAGGTGTTAACCTTTGGCCTCCATAcatgtcacagacacacacacagacacacacacacacacacacacacacacacacacacacacacacacacacacacacacacaagcaaacaaaaacacaaaagagggAGTTAGGAGCTGGTGCTTCGTGCTTGTGATCCCGGCTTATCCTCTGCTAGTGAGCcgcaggaaaccctgtctcaaaaacataaaagataagcaacaacaacaaaaggaagttAGGATCAACGTCCGTTTTCATGTTCTCATTCTCAGGTTTTCTCAGTATTTCTTACAATGAAGAACAAAAGGTAACCTCAGATGTCATTTATCTCTGTGCAACTTCTGTGAGGCGCGCTTCACAGGCATCGGCTCCAAACCCGCTAAGCTTGTTGCCTCTAGACCTTGTACAACAAGTATGTTTGGAGTCTCTTGGGGAAGGGGGGATCAGCCCCAACAGTGAGTGACCCAGTGAGGTAGCTAACAAAAGTAAGCTTATGACTGGGCAGAGACACGGCTCTTAAGGAGCAGCTGGATTTGACTCAGAGCCCTGAGGTCTCCATCTCTGATCCAACGCTGGGCAGAGAGGCTTGCTCCTGACTTGCTCTTTCAGGAGTCCCAGCCTACTTCTCAAGTGACGCCAAGGCCAGAAGTCGCAAGGCACAGAAAGCCATGCCAGATGCCAGATACACCCTTATTTGCTAGCAGCTATGCCAACCTCGTTCTGGGGTGTCCACTAGCAGTTTCTAGAGTAAATGGTAGAGGGGGGATATATGGGGCTACCAGGAGCTGGATCAACCGGCCACCATGCCCCATGGCTCCCCTAGAAGACAGTTATGCCTACGCAGAACAAGCCCCACTGGGAGCCCTATGGCTCTTTGGCTGTGTCACAGCCCCTAGGCACCACGACGGTAACCTTAGGTGCAGGTCATGTCCACCTCTGTGGAAAGTCCCACTAGACACTGCAGTAGACACTGGACAATGCAGGAAAGCATAGGAAATAAAGTCGTCATCCAGTGCTCTGCCAAGTGCCCTGCCGATGGTTCTCCTTCCAGCCACATCCCCCCCTGAAGACCCTGGCAGCCAAAAGTGCTTTCAAAACATGGCCGCTTTCCACAGAGGGGAGCCTGGAGGTTCTGGACATCCAAGGGGTAGATATCTACAGAGTTGAGTGGCCTTAGGAAGCAAAGCTCAGCAGTGTATCTTCCAGAAAGGCATCTACCACGTGTGGACACTCCAGATGGCGGCTCAGAGGACCAGGAATATGTGACTGGTGCTGGTTTCCAGGCTTAGCATCCTCCCCTGAGGTGTAATTGGCTTAGCAGAATTCCTCAGGCAGTCTTTCTGGGGAGCACTGTAAACCCAGCTCAGTCGGCTGTGACCCTGGAGGATGCACAGGCTTAGGGAAGGTGTAGGTGTGTGCTAGTGTTGTGGGTGAGCGTGTCTCCTCTGAGTCCTTTAAGTATGTAACCTCTGTCTTTGTGGACCACTTTTTCCACCCCATGTGGATTCTGGACACTTCTTGTCGAGAATGGTCTGTAACTAGCACATAGATGATGGGGTCAGCCACACTATTAACTGTGGACAGGCACAGGAACACCACAGAGACAGTGTACAGACTGCTTTTAAAGGCACACACAGCATCCATGGCTCCTCGGAAGAAGGAAAAGCTGACAGCCTTGACCAGGAGCACCAGGTGGTAGGGAGCAAAGCAGACCAGGAAGATGGTGACGACCGCGAAGGCGGAGTGCTTCACCTTAGCCTTCTGTACAGGGCTCAGGCTCGTGCTCAGCTTGATGCTCCTAAAAACCTGGTAATTGGTGAATGCTAGAGTGGcaagagggatggcaaagccaaAGGTAAACCGCAGGTAGTGGTAGGTGGCTATGGTAGTGTTCATCCTCAG
Proteins encoded in this window:
- the Gpr132 gene encoding probable G-protein coupled receptor 132, whose product is MRTEPTSEAGNSTLGPSEICPTPYEESRAILIVVYSAVFMLGLPANCLTAWLTLLQVLQRNVLAVYLFCLSLCELLYISTLPLWIIYIQNQHNWNLGPQACKVTAYIFFCNIYISILLLCCISCDRYLAVVYALESRGHRHQKTAVFISAGVFALVGLVNYPVFNLPVEKSSCFEPLRMNTTIATYHYLRFTFGFAIPLATLAFTNYQVFRSIKLSTSLSPVQKAKVKHSAFAVVTIFLVCFAPYHLVLLVKAVSFSFFRGAMDAVCAFKSSLYTVSVVFLCLSTVNSVADPIIYVLVTDHSRQEVSRIHMGWKKWSTKTEVTYLKDSEETRSPTTLAHTYTFPKPVHPPGSQPTELGLQCSPERLPEEFC